A part of Deltaproteobacteria bacterium genomic DNA contains:
- a CDS encoding cytochrome c-type biogenesis protein CcmH, with the protein MKRVALALVLALFAMTASAQDEVELERARAAHELSRELMSPYCPGRTLADCPSPDAGAVREEIRDALRAGESSEAIRARIEQRFGQKVIGVPTSMLGWLIPILLLVAGAVVLAIVLRRALNRPALSPRVSPEMVTRLTRELRDLER; encoded by the coding sequence ATGAAACGCGTCGCCCTGGCTCTGGTTCTCGCGCTCTTCGCAATGACCGCGTCCGCGCAAGACGAGGTAGAGCTCGAGCGCGCCCGCGCGGCCCACGAACTCTCACGCGAGCTGATGAGCCCGTACTGTCCGGGCCGCACGCTGGCCGACTGCCCCAGCCCCGACGCTGGAGCGGTGCGCGAGGAGATCCGCGATGCGCTTCGCGCCGGTGAGTCGAGCGAGGCGATTCGCGCGCGCATCGAGCAGCGCTTCGGCCAGAAGGTGATCGGCGTACCTACGTCGATGCTCGGCTGGCTGATCCCCATCCTTCTTCTCGTTGCCGGCGCCGTCGTGCTCGCGATCGTGTTGCGCCGCGCGCTGAATCGTCCCGCGCTCTCGCCGCGCGTCTCGCCCGAGATGGTGACGCGCCTCACACGAGAGCTGCGCGACCTGGAGCGCTAG
- a CDS encoding chemotaxis protein CheX gives MAPHELAEIIRKSTHSVFSTMLGTELAPLEALDDPKPFMASEVIGFIGMAGDFAGYVSIHLSKGQATDFTARLIGVDVDEITSEDEIRDAVGEITNMIGGSVKTSLSPLGVVEIALPTVLMTPKADLRVQGARGVAVPFEDYTGVFHVDLILSDGLDPRRNG, from the coding sequence ATGGCGCCGCACGAGCTCGCAGAGATCATCCGCAAGTCCACGCACAGCGTGTTCTCGACCATGCTCGGAACGGAGCTCGCTCCGCTCGAGGCGCTCGACGATCCCAAGCCGTTCATGGCGAGCGAGGTGATCGGCTTCATCGGCATGGCGGGCGACTTCGCCGGATACGTGTCGATCCACCTCTCGAAGGGGCAGGCCACCGACTTCACCGCACGCCTGATCGGCGTGGACGTCGACGAGATCACGTCGGAGGACGAGATCCGCGACGCCGTGGGCGAGATCACCAACATGATCGGCGGCAGCGTGAAGACGTCCCTCTCGCCCCTCGGGGTGGTCGAGATCGCGCTTCCGACGGTGCTGATGACTCCGAAGGCGGATCTTCGCGTCCAGGGCGCGCGCGGGGTCGCCGTGCCGTTCGAGGACTACACGGGCGTGTTTCACGTCGATCTGATCCTGAGCGACGGCCTGGATCCGAGGCGAAACGGCTGA
- a CDS encoding response regulator — MPRVLVVDDSATMRKIIAKGLRDAGFGDWSVTEAADGASALLALRGSEFDLVLSDINMPGMDGLSLVRSARRDPTVSPDVPILIITTEGCLEKIEESVAAGATDYLRKPFTSDQLQAKLRALLAAHIRSDGC, encoded by the coding sequence ATGCCCAGGGTTCTTGTCGTGGACGACTCCGCGACGATGCGCAAGATCATCGCGAAGGGCCTTCGCGACGCGGGTTTCGGCGACTGGAGCGTGACCGAGGCCGCAGACGGAGCGAGCGCCCTGCTCGCGCTTCGCGGGTCCGAGTTCGACCTGGTGCTCTCGGACATCAACATGCCAGGAATGGACGGGCTGTCCCTGGTGCGCAGCGCGCGCCGGGATCCGACCGTCTCTCCGGACGTCCCCATCCTGATCATCACGACCGAGGGCTGCCTCGAGAAAATCGAGGAGTCGGTCGCGGCGGGCGCGACGGACTACCTGCGCAAACCCTTCACGTCCGACCAGCTGCAGGCCAAGCTCCGGGCGCTGCTCGCGGCTCACATCCGCTCGGACGGATGTTAG
- a CDS encoding alpha/beta hydrolase gives MPDPRAPLDPQVKLLFDMMGANRAQRVLEPGPVREGLGALAPFLAAGAPAVGKEEEIRIPGPAGALRARVFSPAEKPSGSLPVIVFFHGGGYVVMSPETHEKLTKQLCVGVGAIVVSVDYRLAPENRYPAPLDDCLAAFRWVRANARELGGDPARIAVAGDSAGGNASAAVCLRLIAAREAPPTAALLLCPWTDMALDSDSLRTFGPEDGVLDTEIMTWFRDCYVRPENWSDPFASPLRADLSQFPPTLVVVGGIDPLLDDGVRFARKLEQAGRKVELQSYAGMPHDFMVFPGIDAGERAVASICAFARSALGG, from the coding sequence GTGCCCGACCCCCGCGCCCCGCTCGATCCCCAGGTGAAGCTTCTGTTCGACATGATGGGCGCCAACCGCGCGCAGCGCGTGCTCGAGCCGGGGCCGGTGCGCGAGGGGCTCGGGGCGCTCGCTCCGTTTCTCGCCGCCGGCGCGCCTGCCGTGGGAAAGGAGGAGGAGATCCGGATTCCCGGCCCCGCGGGAGCGCTTCGCGCGCGCGTCTTCTCGCCAGCCGAGAAGCCGTCGGGCTCGCTCCCCGTGATCGTCTTCTTCCACGGCGGCGGCTACGTGGTGATGAGCCCCGAGACCCATGAGAAGCTGACCAAGCAGCTCTGCGTCGGCGTCGGCGCGATCGTGGTCAGCGTCGACTACCGACTCGCCCCCGAGAACCGCTACCCCGCGCCGCTCGACGACTGCCTGGCCGCGTTTCGCTGGGTCCGCGCGAACGCGCGCGAGCTCGGTGGCGATCCCGCGCGAATCGCGGTCGCGGGAGACTCGGCCGGAGGCAACGCCTCGGCCGCGGTCTGCCTGCGGCTGATCGCCGCGCGCGAAGCGCCGCCCACGGCCGCCCTGCTCCTCTGCCCCTGGACCGACATGGCGCTCGACTCCGATTCGCTTCGCACGTTCGGTCCGGAGGACGGAGTGCTCGACACCGAGATCATGACCTGGTTCCGCGACTGCTACGTGCGTCCCGAGAACTGGAGCGATCCGTTCGCGAGCCCGCTTCGCGCAGACCTGTCGCAGTTTCCCCCGACGCTCGTCGTGGTCGGAGGGATCGACCCGCTTCTCGACGACGGGGTGCGCTTCGCCCGCAAGCTCGAGCAGGCCGGGCGCAAGGTGGAGCTCCAGTCGTACGCCGGAATGCCGCACGACTTCATGGTCTTTCCGGGAATCGACGCCGGCGAGCGCGCGGTCGCCTCGATCTGCGCCTTCGCGAGATCCGCGCTCGGCGGCTAG
- a CDS encoding protein meaA: MRARRLGDLVTERPWIFRTYSGHSNARASNELYRQNLAKGQTGLSIAFDLPTQTGYDADHPLAAGEVGKVGVPIGSIADMEQLFAGIPLERMNTSMTINATAAWLLALYVAVAERRGVARSALQGTTQNDIVKEYLSRGTYVFPPRPSLDLTRQTIEWTVEQVPKWNPINVCSYHLQEVGATPVQEIAFSLANAMAVLDSVRVPREKLGPVFGRISFFCNAGIRFIEEICKLRAFTRMWERIGLERYGVTDEAQRRFRYGVQVNSLGLTEAQPENNVPRITLEALGVTLSRDARCRALQLPAWNEALGLPRPWDQQWALRIQQILAYETDVLEYPDIFEGSIVIERKTAEIEAAAWAEIARIDAQGGAVAAVESGYMKRELVESNARRMAAIESGERVVVGVNRFREAEPSPLLQRSDSILSVDEAQGREQIERLRAHRAARSKAEVDSALRALRDALAAGANVMEASVRCAHAGVTTGEWADALRAVFGEYRAPTGIEAAAVPRSDASQLEALRKRVDEVSAALGRRLKLLVGKPGLDGHSSGAEQIAIFARDAGLEVVYQGIRMTNDEIVNAALQEGVHLVGLSILSGSHLALAPEIARRARVPVIVGGIIPEADAAKLRAEGIAAVYTPRDYDVLRILREMVEIAAAAHGVA; encoded by the coding sequence ATCCGCGCTCGGCGGCTAGGGGATCTGGTGACCGAGCGACCCTGGATCTTCCGCACCTACTCGGGCCATTCGAACGCGCGCGCGTCGAACGAGCTGTACCGCCAGAATCTGGCCAAGGGGCAGACGGGACTGTCGATCGCGTTCGATCTGCCCACGCAGACCGGCTACGACGCGGACCATCCGCTCGCCGCAGGCGAAGTCGGAAAGGTGGGCGTGCCGATCGGATCGATCGCCGACATGGAGCAGCTCTTCGCGGGAATTCCGCTTGAGCGGATGAACACCTCGATGACGATCAACGCGACGGCCGCGTGGCTGCTCGCGCTGTACGTCGCGGTGGCGGAGCGACGCGGCGTCGCGCGCAGCGCGCTCCAGGGCACCACGCAGAACGACATCGTGAAGGAGTACCTGTCGCGCGGAACCTACGTGTTCCCGCCGCGACCCTCGCTCGACCTGACGCGCCAGACGATCGAGTGGACCGTCGAGCAGGTTCCGAAGTGGAACCCGATCAACGTCTGCTCCTATCACCTGCAGGAGGTCGGCGCGACGCCGGTCCAGGAGATCGCGTTCTCGCTCGCCAACGCCATGGCCGTGCTCGATTCGGTGCGCGTGCCGCGCGAGAAGCTCGGCCCGGTCTTCGGGCGAATCTCGTTCTTCTGCAACGCCGGGATCCGCTTCATCGAGGAGATCTGCAAGCTCCGCGCGTTCACGCGCATGTGGGAGCGGATCGGCCTCGAGCGCTACGGCGTGACCGATGAGGCGCAGCGCCGCTTCCGCTACGGCGTGCAGGTGAATTCGCTCGGGCTCACCGAGGCGCAGCCCGAGAACAACGTCCCGCGGATCACCCTGGAGGCGCTCGGCGTGACGCTCTCGCGCGACGCGCGCTGCCGGGCCCTGCAGCTTCCCGCCTGGAACGAGGCGCTCGGCCTGCCGCGTCCGTGGGACCAGCAGTGGGCGCTGCGGATCCAGCAGATCCTGGCCTACGAGACGGACGTGCTGGAGTACCCGGACATCTTCGAGGGCTCGATCGTGATCGAGCGGAAGACCGCCGAGATCGAGGCCGCCGCCTGGGCCGAGATCGCGCGGATCGACGCACAGGGCGGCGCGGTCGCTGCGGTCGAGTCCGGCTACATGAAGCGGGAGCTGGTGGAGTCGAACGCGCGCCGCATGGCCGCGATCGAGTCGGGCGAGCGGGTCGTCGTGGGCGTGAATCGCTTCCGCGAGGCGGAGCCCTCGCCGCTTCTGCAGAGAAGCGACTCGATCCTGTCGGTCGACGAGGCGCAGGGCCGCGAACAGATCGAGCGCCTGCGCGCGCATCGCGCGGCGCGGAGCAAGGCCGAGGTCGATTCGGCGCTGCGCGCCCTGCGCGACGCACTCGCCGCAGGCGCGAACGTGATGGAGGCTTCGGTTCGCTGCGCGCACGCGGGCGTCACGACCGGCGAGTGGGCGGACGCGCTTCGCGCGGTCTTCGGCGAGTACCGCGCGCCGACGGGGATCGAGGCGGCGGCCGTGCCGCGCTCCGACGCCTCGCAGCTCGAAGCGCTGCGCAAGCGCGTGGACGAGGTCAGCGCGGCGCTCGGACGGCGGCTCAAGCTCCTGGTCGGCAAGCCCGGACTCGACGGGCACTCGAGCGGCGCGGAGCAGATCGCGATCTTCGCACGCGACGCGGGGCTCGAGGTCGTCTACCAGGGAATCCGGATGACGAACGACGAGATCGTGAACGCCGCGCTGCAGGAAGGCGTGCATCTGGTCGGGCTCTCGATCCTGTCGGGGTCGCACCTGGCGCTCGCGCCCGAGATCGCGCGCCGCGCCCGGGTTCCCGTGATCGTCGGAGGAATCATCCCCGAGGCGGACGCAGCGAAGCTGCGTGCCGAGGGAATCGCCGCCGTCTACACGCCCCGCGACTACGACGTGCTGCGCATCCTGCGCGAGATGGTCGAAATCGCCGCCGCGGCGCATGGCGTCGCCTGA
- the pyrE gene encoding orotate phosphoribosyltransferase — MSPIDYAKLLVSIGAVELRTDPATWFTWASGERAPIYCDNRVVISYPAVRTQIADGLAAAIRGAHPDAEVIAGTATAGIPHAAWVAERLELPMVYVRGSAKDHGKAKRVEGRALRGERVVLIEDLVSFGGSALAACEALEAEGGKVIGVQAIFSYGFPKAAERFAAAGVPVQSLTGYDALLQTLELDLVTKRALLAWRER, encoded by the coding sequence ATGAGCCCGATCGACTACGCGAAGCTGCTCGTCTCGATCGGCGCGGTCGAGCTTCGCACCGACCCGGCGACCTGGTTCACCTGGGCGTCGGGCGAGCGCGCTCCGATCTACTGCGACAACCGCGTCGTGATCTCGTACCCGGCCGTGCGAACGCAGATCGCCGACGGCCTCGCCGCCGCGATCCGAGGCGCGCATCCGGATGCCGAGGTGATCGCGGGCACGGCCACGGCCGGGATTCCGCACGCCGCCTGGGTCGCCGAGCGGCTCGAGCTGCCGATGGTCTACGTGCGCGGCAGCGCGAAGGACCACGGCAAGGCGAAGCGCGTCGAGGGCCGGGCGCTCCGTGGCGAGCGCGTGGTGCTGATCGAGGATCTGGTCTCGTTCGGGGGCAGCGCGCTCGCGGCCTGCGAGGCGCTCGAGGCCGAGGGCGGCAAGGTGATCGGGGTGCAGGCGATCTTCAGCTACGGATTTCCGAAGGCCGCCGAGCGATTCGCGGCAGCCGGCGTGCCGGTGCAATCGCTCACCGGATACGACGCGCTGCTCCAGACGCTCGAGCTCGACCTCGTCACGAAGCGAGCGCTGCTCGCGTGGCGAGAGCGCTGA
- a CDS encoding cob(I)yrinic acid a,c-diamide adenosyltransferase, with protein sequence MKIYTKGGDAGQTSLFGGERVSKNAPRVRAYGDVDELNSVLGVAGSEIDHDDLQAMLRVIQSSLFDLGGELATPAPDATAERAAGSARISDRDVAELEGWIDALETELAPLRNFILPGGVKGAALLHLARTVCRRAEREVIALGESEAVAAVLIRYLNRLSDLIFVMARVMNRRADVAEPQWIGRER encoded by the coding sequence ATGAAGATCTACACGAAGGGCGGGGACGCCGGGCAGACCTCCCTGTTCGGCGGCGAGCGGGTGAGCAAGAACGCGCCCCGGGTCCGGGCGTACGGGGATGTCGACGAGCTGAACTCCGTGCTCGGCGTGGCCGGAAGCGAGATCGACCACGACGACCTGCAGGCGATGCTGCGTGTGATCCAGTCGTCGCTCTTCGACCTCGGAGGCGAGCTTGCGACGCCGGCGCCCGACGCGACTGCGGAGAGAGCAGCGGGCTCGGCGCGAATCAGCGATCGCGACGTAGCCGAGCTCGAAGGCTGGATCGACGCCCTCGAGACGGAGCTCGCGCCGCTTCGGAACTTCATCCTGCCGGGGGGAGTGAAGGGCGCGGCGCTGCTGCACCTGGCGCGCACGGTCTGCCGTCGGGCCGAGCGCGAGGTGATCGCGCTCGGCGAGAGCGAAGCCGTGGCCGCGGTGCTGATCCGCTACCTGAACCGGCTCTCCGACCTGATCTTCGTGATGGCGCGCGTGATGAACCGTCGCGCCGACGTGGCGGAGCCGCAGTGGATCGGACGCGAGCGATGA
- a CDS encoding phosphatase PAP2 family protein, which translates to MDAPGQRLTSDASTQRESSLRFHALHAGIPALLALVVLGVFETTSLDLRIQDLFYDPVTRTFPIRVHTWFETVFHDFGRILVILLGVALVAAVLWSFRRPALRRWRRGFLYAALCLAAGPVAVAQLKHNSAIHCPNDLEIYGGDQPYVRIFDPVPAGLERGHCWPGGHSSGGFAMMSLYFVFRRARPRLARAWLGGGFLYGFGLGLSRVVQGSHFVSHNLWAALVCWAIALVLYELLLRRYDGLKFD; encoded by the coding sequence ATCGACGCACCAGGGCAGCGATTGACTTCCGACGCGTCGACACAGCGAGAGAGCTCGCTGCGCTTCCACGCGCTCCACGCCGGAATACCGGCGCTTCTCGCGCTCGTCGTGCTCGGTGTCTTCGAGACGACGAGCCTCGACCTCCGCATCCAGGATCTCTTCTACGACCCGGTGACGAGGACCTTCCCGATCCGCGTGCACACCTGGTTCGAGACGGTGTTTCACGACTTCGGAAGAATTCTGGTGATTCTGCTCGGCGTCGCGCTGGTCGCGGCGGTGCTCTGGTCTTTCCGACGGCCCGCTCTGCGCCGTTGGCGGCGCGGCTTCCTCTACGCGGCGCTGTGTCTGGCCGCCGGACCGGTCGCGGTCGCGCAGCTCAAACACAACAGCGCCATTCACTGCCCGAACGACCTCGAGATCTACGGCGGCGACCAGCCGTACGTCCGGATCTTCGATCCAGTGCCAGCGGGTCTGGAGCGCGGGCACTGCTGGCCGGGCGGACACTCCTCGGGTGGTTTCGCGATGATGTCGCTGTACTTCGTGTTCCGCCGCGCGAGGCCGCGGCTGGCCCGGGCCTGGCTCGGCGGAGGCTTCCTATACGGGTTCGGCCTCGGACTCAGCCGAGTCGTGCAGGGATCGCACTTCGTGTCGCACAACCTGTGGGCGGCGCTCGTGTGCTGGGCGATCGCGCTGGTCCTCTACGAGCTGCTCCTGCGCCGCTACGACGGGCTGAAGTTCGACTAG
- a CDS encoding LTA synthase family protein, giving the protein MPSRFRPVLSFALTLLALFALTRAALLARVISEVPVSPALLLRVFGFGLAFDLAMILYGCVPFIWLLAAAPERLLRTNALRIALHAFAIAGLFLFCFAALAEWLFWSEFSARFNFIAVDYLVYTREVLGNIRQSYPVAPLLAVVLVAALALWAFSVRAAIEEATRRASGGRMRWALPLAAGLAALACFELTPERPPRIDENRFANELAANGIYNLFSAFRSNELDYAPFYLTEDPADVSRELRSLLKDPRAAFASDDPVGLTRDVAAAHPERPLDVVLIVVESLSAKFLGAFGNREGLTPNLDRLAEEGLLFTNLRATGTRTVRGLEAIALSVPPTPGYSIVKRPQNDNLFSLGTVLREHGYHSRFFYGGYSYFDNMGPFFAGNGFDVIDRSSLSGDEADFANAWGVADEFVFRRVLREARRSHEAGERFLSLVLTTSNHRPFTYPDGRIDIAPGEGRAGAVKYTDWAIGNFIEQARKEEFFADTLFVVVADHCASSAGELDIPVDQYHIPMIVLAPGHVSPGRVDRLASQMDVAPTLLELLGFSYRSRFFGRDILSLPREDERALLGTYQRLGYLKGDMLTVLSPVRRVDVYRIQPNGEQTPVMRRAAGAGVDEAVAYYQSASAAFARSTHQGSD; this is encoded by the coding sequence ATGCCATCGCGGTTCCGCCCCGTCCTCTCGTTTGCGCTCACCTTGCTCGCTCTCTTCGCACTGACGCGCGCGGCGCTCCTCGCGCGCGTGATCTCCGAGGTTCCCGTCTCGCCGGCTCTGCTCTTGCGGGTCTTCGGCTTCGGACTCGCGTTCGACCTCGCCATGATCCTGTATGGGTGCGTGCCCTTCATCTGGCTGCTCGCGGCCGCGCCGGAGCGGCTCTTGCGGACGAACGCGCTTCGCATCGCTCTGCACGCGTTCGCAATCGCCGGGCTCTTCCTGTTCTGCTTTGCGGCGCTCGCCGAGTGGCTCTTCTGGAGCGAATTCTCCGCGCGCTTCAACTTCATCGCCGTCGACTACCTCGTCTACACGCGCGAGGTTCTCGGCAACATCCGCCAGTCGTATCCGGTGGCTCCGCTGCTCGCGGTCGTGCTCGTGGCGGCGCTTGCGCTCTGGGCGTTCTCGGTCCGGGCCGCGATCGAGGAGGCGACGCGGCGCGCCTCCGGAGGGAGAATGCGCTGGGCGCTCCCCCTGGCCGCGGGACTGGCCGCACTCGCCTGCTTCGAGCTCACGCCCGAGCGGCCGCCGCGAATCGACGAGAACCGGTTCGCGAACGAGCTGGCCGCAAACGGCATCTACAATCTGTTCTCGGCGTTTCGCAGCAATGAGCTCGACTATGCTCCGTTCTATCTCACCGAGGACCCGGCCGACGTCTCGCGCGAGCTCCGCTCGCTCCTGAAGGATCCGCGCGCGGCGTTCGCGAGCGACGACCCGGTCGGGCTCACCCGCGATGTCGCCGCAGCGCACCCCGAGCGCCCCCTCGACGTGGTGCTGATCGTCGTCGAGAGCCTCTCCGCGAAATTCCTCGGCGCGTTCGGCAACCGCGAAGGGCTGACGCCCAACCTGGACCGGCTCGCCGAGGAGGGCCTCCTCTTCACGAATCTGCGCGCAACCGGGACCCGGACCGTGCGCGGCCTCGAGGCGATCGCCCTGTCCGTGCCCCCGACGCCGGGCTACTCGATCGTGAAGCGGCCGCAGAACGACAACCTGTTCTCGCTCGGCACGGTGCTCCGCGAACACGGCTATCACTCGCGGTTCTTCTACGGCGGCTATTCCTACTTCGACAACATGGGGCCGTTCTTCGCCGGCAACGGCTTCGACGTGATCGACCGCTCGAGTCTTTCCGGCGACGAGGCGGACTTCGCGAACGCCTGGGGCGTGGCCGACGAGTTCGTGTTCCGCCGGGTCCTTCGCGAGGCGCGCCGATCGCACGAAGCGGGCGAGAGATTCCTGTCGCTGGTGCTGACCACCTCGAACCACCGCCCCTTCACCTATCCGGACGGCCGGATCGACATCGCCCCCGGTGAGGGTCGCGCCGGCGCGGTGAAGTACACCGACTGGGCCATCGGAAACTTCATCGAGCAGGCGCGCAAGGAGGAGTTCTTCGCCGACACCCTCTTCGTGGTCGTCGCAGACCACTGCGCGAGCAGTGCGGGCGAGCTCGACATCCCGGTCGATCAGTACCACATCCCCATGATCGTCCTCGCGCCGGGCCACGTGAGCCCCGGGCGAGTCGACCGTCTGGCCAGCCAGATGGACGTCGCGCCGACGCTCCTCGAGCTGCTCGGTTTCTCGTACCGGAGCCGCTTCTTCGGCCGCGACATCCTGTCGCTCCCGCGCGAGGACGAGCGCGCGCTGCTCGGAACCTATCAGCGGCTCGGCTACCTCAAGGGGGACATGCTGACGGTGCTCTCGCCGGTGCGCCGCGTAGACGTGTACCGAATCCAGCCGAACGGAGAGCAGACGCCGGTGATGCGGCGCGCTGCCGGCGCGGGCGTCGACGAGGCCGTCGCGTACTACCAGTCGGCGAGCGCGGCCTTCGCGCGATCGACGCACCAGGGCAGCGATTGA